A window of Sander vitreus isolate 19-12246 chromosome 18, sanVit1, whole genome shotgun sequence contains these coding sequences:
- the il17a/f3 gene encoding interleukin 17a/f3, with amino-acid sequence MLLGLRALLVLGLVPLLHATRKGNTVSLKLGQGSRLKGQTVRLVLDPLVQPQIASMSASTIANMSLSPWTYRDSCVESRLPRRISHAQCLTSGCLSLPGGGEDAALEAKPIYYQVLVLHRVPQQRHSKKAGRMRRNQYKFRLGTEVISVGCTCVRPSVIPQQ; translated from the exons ATGCTGCTG GGTTTGAGAGCTTTGTTGGTGCTGGGTCTGGTCCCGCTGTTGCACGCCACCAGGAAAGGCAATACGGTGTCCCTGAAGTTGGGTCAGGGAAGCAGACTGAAGGGCCAGACGGTGAGGCTGGTCCTGGATCCGCTGGTGCAGCCTCAGATTGCCAGCATGTCGGCCTCGACCATCGCCAACATGTCTCTGTCACCGTGGACGTACAG AGACTCCTGTGTGGAATCTCGGTTGCCTCGGCGGATCTCTCATGCTCAGTGCCTGACCTCTGGCTGTCTGAGCCTGCCGGGGGGGGGAGAGGATGCAGCCCTGGAAGCCAAACCTATCTACTACCAGGTCCTGGTCCTCCACAG AGTCCCACAGCAAAGGCACAGTAAGAAAGcagggaggatgaggaggaaccAGTACAAATTCAGACTGGGGACGGAGGTGATCTCGGTGGGCTGTACCTGTGTGAGGCCCAGCGTCATACCACAGCAGTAG